DNA from Arthrobacter sp. PvP023:
CAACGGCTTCAACGGCACCCATAACTGGGGCTACGACGGAGTCCTCTGGTACGCCGTCCATGAGGGCTACGGCGGCCCTGCCGCGTACCAGCGCTTCGTGGACGCCGCCCACGGCGCCGGCCTGGGCGTCATCCAGGACGTCGTCTACAACCACCTCGGTCCCAGCGGAAACTATCTGCCGAAGTTCGGGCCCTACCTGAAGTCAGGGGAAGGGAATACCTGGGGCGACTCGGTCAACCTGGACGGGAACGGATCAGACGAGGTCCGCCGGTACATCCTGGACAATGCGGCCATGTGGCTCAGGGACTACCACGTTGACGGCCTGAGGATCGACGCCGTGCACGCCTTCAAGGACGAGCGCGCGGTCCATCTCCTCGAGGAGTTCGGCGCCCTGGGCGATACGGTGGCCGCGGAAACCGGCCGGCCGATCACCATGATCGCGGAGTCGGACCTCAACAACCCCCGCCTGCTGTACCCCCGCGACGTCAACGGGTACGGGCTGGAAGGCCAGTGGAGCGACGACTTCCACCACGCCGTGCACGTGAACATCAGCGGCGAGACGGAGGGGTACTACAGCGACTTCGATTCGCTGGGCGCCCTGGCCAAGGTGCTGCGCGACGGGTTCTTCCACGACGGCAGTTACTCCAGCTTCCGCGGCCGGCACCATGGACGGCCCATCAACACGTCGCTGGTGCACCCCGCGGCCCTGGTGGTGTGCAGCCAGAACCACGACCAGATCGGCAACCGCGCCACCGGCGACAGGCTCTCCCAGTCCCTGTCCTACGGCCAGCTGGCCCTTGCGGCGGTCCTCACGCTGACGTCCCCGTTCACGCCCATGCTCTTCATGGGGGAGGAATACGGCGCCACCACGCCGTGGCAGTTCTTCACCTCCCACCCCGAGCCGGAGCTGGGCAAGGCGACGGCGGAAGGCCGCATCAAGGAGTTCGAGCGCATGGGGTGGGATCCCGCCGTCGTGCCCGATCCCCAGGATCCGGAGACCTTCAACCGGTCGAAACTGAACTGGGCCGAGGCCGCCGAGGGCGACCATGCCCGCCTCCTGGACCTCTACCGCTCGCTGACCGCGCTGCGGCGCAGCACTCCGGAACTGGCAGGGCTGGGGTTCACGGGCACCGCGGTGGACTACAGCGAAGAGGAAGGGTGGCTGCGGTTCCGGCGCGGAGACGTGATCGTGGCGCTGAACTTCTCGGAGCAGGCGGTCAAGCTCGAGGACACTGCCGGATCCGTGTTGCTCTCCACCGACGAGGCGTCAGTGGGCGACGGCGGCTCGCTGGTGCTGGCGCCATGGAGTGCCGCCATCCTGAAGGCCTGACCCGTTTGACCGCTGTTGCTGCGCCGCGGGCTGTTTGTGTCAGGCCGCGGCGTAACAACGGATTTGTTGGCTGTCGCCTGCGTCACAGCTGGCAGGATTGCAGGTATGACTTATTCTGCAGCGGACAACCGCTATGAATCCATGCCCTACCGCCGCGTCGGACGCAGCGGCCTGAAACTTCCGGCCATCTCCCTTGGGCTCTGGCACAACTTCGGCGACGACAAGCGCTTCGACGAGCAGCGCGCCATCCTCCGCCGCGCCTTCGACCTGGGCGTCAACCACTTTGACCTGGCCAACAACTACGGCCCGCCGGACGGCTCCGCGGAAACCAACTTCGGCCGCCACCTGCAGGACGACTTCAAGCCGTACCGCGACGAGCTGGTCATCTCCACGAAGGCCGGTTACTACATGTGGCCCGGCCCGTACGGTGAGTGGGGCTCCCGCAAATACCTGATCTCCAGCCTGGACCAGTCGCTGCAGCGCATGGGCCTGGACTACGTGGACATCTTCTACAGCCACCGCCCGGATCCGGAAACGCCGATGGAAGAGACCATGGGTGCGCTGGACTACGCCGTGCGCTCCGGAAAGGCCCTGTACGCGGGCATCTCCTCGTACACCCCGGAACAGACCCTCGAGGCCGCCCGGATCCTGAAGGAACTCGGCACCCCGCTGCTCATCCACCAGCCCAGCTACTCCATGCTGAACCGCTGGACCGAGAACGGCGCCCCGAACCTCTACGAGACGTTGGACCAGGTGGGCGCGGGTTCCATTGCGTTCTCCCCGCTGGCGCAGGGCATGCTGACGGACCGCTACCTGAAAGGCATCCCGGCCGATT
Protein-coding regions in this window:
- the treZ gene encoding malto-oligosyltrehalose trehalohydrolase produces the protein MTYPASGSGRFDIWAPEVTAITLLADGAEYPMSQRGEGWWTAVNAPAGGEVDYGYLPGTDTTPLPDPRSRRQPAGVHALSRTFDPSAHEWADGNWAGRELQGAVIYELHIGTFTPEGTLEAAAGKLGYLKDLGVDFVELLPVNGFNGTHNWGYDGVLWYAVHEGYGGPAAYQRFVDAAHGAGLGVIQDVVYNHLGPSGNYLPKFGPYLKSGEGNTWGDSVNLDGNGSDEVRRYILDNAAMWLRDYHVDGLRIDAVHAFKDERAVHLLEEFGALGDTVAAETGRPITMIAESDLNNPRLLYPRDVNGYGLEGQWSDDFHHAVHVNISGETEGYYSDFDSLGALAKVLRDGFFHDGSYSSFRGRHHGRPINTSLVHPAALVVCSQNHDQIGNRATGDRLSQSLSYGQLALAAVLTLTSPFTPMLFMGEEYGATTPWQFFTSHPEPELGKATAEGRIKEFERMGWDPAVVPDPQDPETFNRSKLNWAEAAEGDHARLLDLYRSLTALRRSTPELAGLGFTGTAVDYSEEEGWLRFRRGDVIVALNFSEQAVKLEDTAGSVLLSTDEASVGDGGSLVLAPWSAAILKA
- the mgrA gene encoding L-glyceraldehyde 3-phosphate reductase — translated: MTYSAADNRYESMPYRRVGRSGLKLPAISLGLWHNFGDDKRFDEQRAILRRAFDLGVNHFDLANNYGPPDGSAETNFGRHLQDDFKPYRDELVISTKAGYYMWPGPYGEWGSRKYLISSLDQSLQRMGLDYVDIFYSHRPDPETPMEETMGALDYAVRSGKALYAGISSYTPEQTLEAARILKELGTPLLIHQPSYSMLNRWTENGAPNLYETLDQVGAGSIAFSPLAQGMLTDRYLKGIPADSRAAKERFLSESALTEDKLDRVRGLNNIAAGRGQSLAQMAIAWILRDQPKGSPVTSALVGASSVKQLEDTLSAINNLAFSQEELKAIDEFAVESDINLWAQK